Genomic DNA from bacterium:
ACCAGTTGGCCGGATCGACCAGGATCTCCACCTTCAGCGTGTCGGTCTGGTCGTGCATGGTGATCACCGGGCCGTCCGGGTGCACCCGCACGTTGATGACGTGCTGGCCCCGCAGGCCGCTGTTGAGCCGGTTCATGGCGGTCACCGTTCCGTCTTCGGCGTCGACGCGCCCGAGGCCGGTGCCCGAGTACAGGCCGATCCACACGTCGCCGTCCGGCCCGGCCTCGGCCGAGAGGATCTGGCCCGCCGGCAGCCGCGTGGGATCGGTGCTCGACGTCGACTGGAAGCGGTTGTGGACCCAGGCGTCGGCGCCCGGATGCGAGAGCACCGACTCGAAGGAGAACGTCCCGATGTAGGGCGTGTCGCCGCTCATGGCCACGCCCCAGGGCGACGGCGTCTGCATGGCGTCGACTTCCCAGTGCGTGAAGGAGGTGACGCTCGCGTGGCGCGCCAGGTAGGCCGAGCGCAGGTCGAAGCCCGTCGGGTCGTCGGTGACGATGGTGCCGCCGGACCACAGGCTCGCCCCGGCGTGCAGGGCCGTGACCTGGCCGGTGGGACCGCTCACGACGCGCCATACGCTGCCGTCGAACTCCCGGATCGTGCCGGCGAGCCGCACGTAGATAAATCCGTCACGGCAGGAGATCTCCCGCACCGGATTCGTCTGGCCGGCCACGACCGACCACGTCTCGCCGGCCTCGTCCCAGCGGAACAGGCCCGACTCGGTCCCGGCCAGCAGGTGACCGTCCGACTCGACGGCGAGGTCGTTGATGCCCAGGTCGCCGAGGCTGTCGTTCACGGTGGTGAAGAAGTTGTCGGCGAAGCGGGACACGCCCTGCGGCGTGCCGACGTAGAGCACGTCGCCGATCACCGCGAGGGTCGTCACGTCGTCGGAGACCAGGCCGTCGTTGGTGGTGTAGACGGTGCGCGGCGCGCCGTCGCTGATGAGCCCGACGCCCCCGCCCGCCAGGCCGTAGTAGACGCGCTCGACGCCGTTGACGACGTTGCCGGCGACCGCGGTCACGTCCAGCGCGTTGCGGCTCGAGGCGAACTGGCGGAAGTCGCGCGCGCCCGCCACGTCGGTGATGCGGGTCAGGCCGCCGCCGCGCGTGGCGACCCACACGTTCTCGCCGGTCCAGGCCAGGTCCGAGACGTCGTTGCCCGAGAGCTCGTCGCCGGCGGACAGACGCTGCCACGCGCCGGGGTCGGCCGCAGGCGCGAAGAGCAGGCCGCCGCCCGCGATGCCGGCGATGACCACGCCGTCCCGCTCCAGCACCGCCGTCGTCTCCCGCGCGATGAGGAGCTGTTCGAAGGATACGGATTGGGCCGCCCCCTGCCCTGCACCCAGGACCGCGAGCACCACGGCCGCGATCCCCACCGCCGCCGTCACCCGCTTCCTGCCGTGCCGTTTCGTGTCGACCTTCATGTTGTGGGCCTTTCTCCGGGGCCGGTCAGCCGGTCCGGGACGAGGCGTCGGCCGTCGACCGGCCGACCTCCATGGTGGACGGTTGGTTCAGGGGGTGATCGTCGTCGGCGCCCAGGACGCCGAAGCCGCCCGGGTCGCGCCACAGGCCGCGCCAGGCGCGCCACGGACCGCCGCGCCAGGCGCCGGTCAGGCCCGGGGCCCGCGGCCCCGAGCGCCAGAATTCCAGGACATCGGCGGCCTGCCGCGGCGCCGCGAGGCGACCGCCGGTCAGGGGCCGCGGGCCGGTCAGGGCCAGTCGTCCCCGCAGCAGGGGTCCGGCCAGGCGCCATTGCCAGACCAGCCCGCGCACGCGGCCCGAAGCCGCCACGGCCAGCGGCAGCTCCGGGTCGTGGCCCCAGAGGTCGCTCGTGCGCACCTGCAGCCAGCGGGCCCGCCGCCGCGGCACGTCGACGCCGCGCATCCACAGCCAGGGCAGCCACCCGAGCAGGCCGAGCAGCAGGCCGGCCGCCAGGGCGAGGCCCCGGTCGCGCAGGGCTCCCGCTGCGGGCGGACCGCCGCCCGTCTGGACCGCGCTCAGTTCGGCCCCGAAGAGTTCGGCCCGCGTGCCGGCCGCCAGCAGCCAGGCGCCGCCGGCCATCCAGCGCAGCCGGATCCGCTGGCGCCGCAGTCCCGCCAGCAACTGCCACTCCCGGTCGGCGGTCGGACCCGGTTGCGGGCTGTCCCAGAAGACCACCTGGGAGATGCGGTACCGGTTGACGATGCCGACCAGGTCGTCGCGCGGCCCCAGGCAGGGCAGGTCGCCGTCGGCCAGGGGCGGCAGGTGGCCGGCGCCCGAGCCGGGCTCGGCCACGTAGCCGGCCAGGTCGACGCCGTGGGCCGTCATGTCGCGCGCCCCGGCCAGCCACGTGCGCAGCCGCGCGGGCGGTCCGGCCAGCAGCGTGCGTTCGAGACTCAGCCGGCCGCGCTCGAGCCGGCGCAGCAGCCGCCCCAGCACAATCTCGCCCAGACCGGTCGCGAGCGCCATCAGGGGCAGGAAGACCAGCAGCACGGCCCGGCTGATGACCTCCTGGTGGCCCAGGTAGGTGCTCGCCAGCAGCAGCAGGCCCACGCCCCCGACCTGGCGCAGGTGCTCGCCCCACGGGCGTCCGCCGCGCAGGGTCGCCGCGCGGTAGCGGCCGACGACGACGAACGCCGCCGTGGCCAGCAGCCACGCGAAGACCTGCAGGGGCCAGTACTCGGCCGCCGGATACAGGGGCTCGGCGAAGAGATCGCCCGCCAGGGCGCGCAGGCCGTAGGCGCCCCAGAAGGCCGCCGTCAGTCCCGCCATGTCGAGCAGCCACCACAGCATCACCAGCAGCGGATCGCGCCACTTCTTCAGCAGCCAGACGAACATGCCCCACTTCTCGTAGAAGGAGATCAGGCTGCCCAGGTGGAGCCAGAAGCTGCGGTTGAAACGTCCCTGCGCGCTCTCGCGCCGGTGCCGGTGGACGAAGCGCGCATCGGGCGTGTACCGCACCTCGAAACCGGCCTGCCACATGCGGTAGCACCAGTCGACGTCCTCGAAGTAGAGGAAGAAGCGTTCGTCCATGGGGCCGGTGCGCGCCATGGCCGACGCCCGCACCAGCAGGCAGCCGCCCAGCACCCAGTCGACCGGCCGGGACGACTGGTGGTCGAAGTCGCGCATGAGATGCCGCCGCACGGTGGCGCTGTCGGGGAAGATCCGGCCCAGGAACGTGCGGCGCAGCAGCAGCGTGCGGAAGGTGTAGAAGCGGCGGCACGAGTCCTGGACCGAGCCGTCCTCGTTCAGCAGCTGCGGCCCGACCATGCCGGCCCGCGGGTTCGCGTCGGCGAAGGCCAGCAGGCGGTCCAGGGCCCCGGGCTGCACCACGATGTCCGGATTGAGGATCAGGTGGTACGCGGCGGGCGCCGCGGCCATGCCCTGGTTGCAGCCCCGGGCGTAGCCCACGTTCTCGCCGTTCATGATCCAGGTGCAGTCCGGGAAGCGGCTGCGCACCTCGCCCAGGCCGGGATCGACCGAGGCGTTGTCCACCACCACCACATGGTGGTCGGCCGCGGGCGGATAGGCCGCGAGCGACTCGAGGCAGCGGTCCAGGTCCGCGCTCGTGTTGTAGTGGACGATGACGATGCCGAGCTTCACGTGTTCACTTTCCGGTCCCGGGCGCCGGGGAGCCGCCCCGGCGGGGGCGGGCCCGCCCTCCGGTCAGGGGATCCGGCGCAGGCGCAGGGCCCACACCATCCACATGGCCTCGATGATGATCTTCTTGCTCATCTTCGAGACCCCCACCTGCCGGTCGACGAACATGATCGGGATCTCCCGGATGCTCATGCCGCGCCGCCAGCAGTGGTAGTTCATCTCGATCTGGAAGCTGTAGCCGTCGCTCTTGATGCGGTCCAGGGGCAGGGCCTCGAGGGTCGAGCGGCGGAAGCACTTGAAGCCGCCGGTGCAGTCCTTGAGCTTCATGCCGGTGACGAAGCCGGCGTAGCGGTTCGCCCCCACGCTCAGGATGAGCCGCTTGAGGGGCCAGTTCACCACCGTGATGCCGTGCAGGTAGCGGCTGCCGAGCACGAGATCGTGCTCCTCGATCCGGCGCAGGAACTCGACGAGGGCCACCGGGTCGTGGCTGAAGTCGGCGTCCATCTCGAAGACGGCCTCGAAGTCGGTGTGGGCCAGGATCCACTGGAAGGCCGCGATGTAGGCGGCGCCGAGCCCCTCCTTCTTCTCCCGCTCGAGGATGAGCACCCGGTCGCCGAAGCCGTCGAGCTTCTTCACCACGGCGGCGGTGCCGTCGGGCGAGTTGTCGTCCACCACCAGCACCGACAGCCGCGGGTCCCGCTCGAGGATCCGCGGCACGAGGCGGCCGATGTTCTCCGCCTCGTTGTAGGTGGGCACCACCACGACGGCCTTCGTCAGGTTCAGCGGCGGCGGCTGGCGGTTCGGGTCACTCATGGACGGGTGTCTCTCCGCGCGGGTCGGGCGCCGGACGCAGACGATTCAGCGCCAGTGGCATCAGCAACAGGGCCAGGATGAGGATCGCCCCGATGACGGTCAGAGTCAATCCCCGCCCCACGGCCGGATCATGGAAGACGAACCGCACCTCGTGGGTTCCCGCCTCCAGGGCCACGGCCCGCAGCACCAGGTCGGCCGTCAGCAGCGGACGGGGCGCGCCGTCGACCTCGACCCGCCAGCCGGGCGTCATCATGTCGGCCAGGACCAGGACCGCCGCGCGCGGGGTCTCGACCCGCAGCACGACCTCGTCGAGGTCGTCGTCCAGGTACGTCACCGGCGGCAGGGGCGCGTCGCCGGCGACGGGCGCGGGCTCCGGCGCCGCCGACAGGAAGACGCCCGCGTGCGGGTCGAGGCGGCCCTCGGCCAGGGCGTCGAGGAAGGGCTCGAGGGCGCCGCCGCCCGGCGCCTCGGCCACCGGCCGCCAGGTGTCGACGAGGCGGGCCCGCGGCAGGGCGGCCCGGTTGCGATAGACGACCGGCGTGCCGTCGGCGACCTGCGCGAGATCCAGGCCTAGGCCCTGCAGCGCGCCGATCTCCTCGGCCGAGAGGGGCCGCGCGAAGGTCACGGTCGTGCCCCCGAGCCAACCGGCCAGCCGTCCGGCCGGGCGCTCGCCGTACAGGCGTTTGCGGATCTGCTCGTACTGGGCCAGCTTCGCCGGATGGTAGCCGCCGAGGGAGCGGATGCGGTCGATCATCCAGACGTTCTGGCCGCCCTCGGCCCCCAGTGGCCACACGCGGTCATGCCCCGCGGCCGCGGCCACCGCCGCCGCGTTCGGGCCCGGACCGATCTCGCCCACCGGCTGGTAGTCGCGCACCAGGCGCGGCGCCGGCGCCAGCCGCGCCCCGCCCCGTCCGTCGCTCACCACCGTCTGCAGGGCCGTCTCCGGATGGATGATCTTGCGGTTGACCGGGCCGAAATCGAGCAGCACCAGGACGAGCAGCACCCACACCAGGCCGTGCCGACGGAACGTCGTGTTCCGCAGCGAGAAGAAAAGCGCCGCCGCGGCGACCAGGCACACCAGGCCGATGCGCACCAGGCTGGCCTTGTGCAGGGCCCAGGCCGCGCCCAGCAGCACCGGCGCCGCCTGCTTGCCCGCCTTGGCCGCCAGGGCCGACAGGTGCGCCGTGAAGGACGACTCGGCCAGGCCCGCCCCGCCCGCCAGGCAGGCGAGACCGACGAGGGCCAGCAGCCCCGGCAGCACGAAGGGCCTCCCGAGGACCGACTCGCCGTCGCGCCACGCCGTCACCCCGCGCGGCGCCAGCAGCGCCACGCCGAAGGCCAGCAGGATGAGGATCATCGACGGCACGCGGAACTTGTTGAAGTACGGCAGATAGTCGTAGAGGAAGCTGTAGAAGTCGCCGCCGAAGCTCGTGACCACCACCAGCCCGGCGAAGACGCCCAGCGCGGCCACCAGCGGGCGCCGCGCCCGCCCCCACGCCGCCGCGGCCAGCAGCAGCAGCAGGAAGCCCAGGTAGTTCGGGTAGTCGTTGAAGGGCATCAGGCCGAGATAGGTGGCCTTGCCGAAGCCGGCCGCCGCCGGCAGCACCAGCGTGCCCAGTTCGTCCGGGGCCAGCGACCAGTTGGTGGCGTAGTCGAGCCCGACGCCGCCGCCGCCGGCGGTGTCCTGGCCGCGGATGGAGATGCCCGCGTACTCGCGCACCGGCAGCATCAGCACGGCGCCCACGAGGAAGCCGATGGCCAGCCCGCCGCACACGAGGGCGAGGCGACGGGCCCGGATCGCGCCGGCCACCTGGCGCAGCGAGGTGTCGAACGGCAGCACGGTGTTCCACAGCCCGAGCCAGACCACCGTGCCCAGGTTGTAGTAGATGACCTGCGGGTGCCCGCGCAGGAACATCAGCCCCGCCAGCAGCCCCAGCACGCCCACGGAGCGCCAGCGTTCCCCGGCCCGCCGGCCGTCCATGATCCGCAGGGCCAGACCCACCAGCCAGGGCAGGTACATGGCCGCGCCGAGCTTCGAACCGTGTCCGTGCACGCCCCAGGCCACGACCTTCGGGAAGAGCACGAAGACCACCGCGCCCAGGAGCAGCGCCCCGGTCGGCAGCTTCCAGCGCGAGAGCAGCCACATCATGCCCAGGCCGCCGAAGAGCAGGTGCCCGATCCACCAGGTCAGGGGCGCGAAGCCCAGCGTTCCCTGCAGGAAGTTGAAGAGCACGGCGGGCGGATAGACGAACTTGACGTAGGCCACCGACCCGAAGGTCGGCATGCCGGCGAAGAGGTAGGGATTCCACAGGGGGTAGTGGCCGGCGGCGAGGCTCGCGTCGCCGATGGCCCCGAAGGCGTCGGCGTTGCTCGCGTCGCTGCTCAGGAAGACCTTCCCCTGCAGCACCGGCCCCGGATACACCACCGCCAGCAACACCCACAGCGCGACGGCCAGCCCCAGCCAGTACAGGGGTCCCGATTGCTCGGTGAGCGCCCGGCGCCAGGCGGGAGGGGTCGCGGAGGCGGCGGGGGTCGCCGCGGCGGCACGCGGTTTCTTCTGGGCCAAAACGTCGTCTCCTGCCCGGCGGGGACGTCCCGGCCGCGGGATGAGGTTGGGGCACAACGCACCACGGGCGGGGCGCCCCCCGCCGGATCCGTCCGCCAAGGATATCATCGATGGGGCGGGCGGTCCACCGCGCCCCCGGCGGGCTCAGGCGTAGTCCCGACCCTGCAGTTCGTCGCAGACGCCCTGCCACAGGGCCAGGGCCGAGCCCAGCCGCCCGTGCCAGAGGTTCCAGGCCGTGTGCGCCCCCAGGTAGGCCGCCTGGGCGGGCACCAGCAGGGGCCAGCTCCGCCGCGGCCAGTGCTTGCGCAGCAGCCGGATGTGGCTCCGCGTCCGCAGCCACGACTTGCGCGGCGAGTCGCCCTTCAGCGAGGCGCTCACCTTGTGCAGCACCAGTGAGAGAGGCACGTGCAGGATCCGGCCCCCGGCCGCCCGCGCCCGCAGGGAGTAGTCGGCGTCCTCGCCGTAGAAGTAGAACCCCTCGTCGAGCTCGCCGACCTTCTCGAGCACGCCCGCCCGCAGCAGCAGCGCGCAGCCGGTGCCGTACTCCACGTAGCGTTGCCCGGGATCGAGGTTGCCCGTGAGCTGCCGGATGCCGTCGTGGCGCACCCAGCCGCTCCAGCGCCCCACCAGCCCCCCGTCGTACCAGGCCCGGGCCGGATCGGCGGCGTAGCAGATGCGCGGCGTGGCCAGCCAGGCCGCCGGGTCCTCCTCGAGGGCGCGCACGAGGCGACCCAGGCTGCCCTGCGGCACGATGGTGTCGTTGTTCAGCAGCAGGATGTGGCCGCGGAAGGCGTCGGCCCGCAGCCGGCGCAGGCCCACGTTGGTGCCGCCCGCCCAGCGCAGGTTCTCCCCCGTCTCGATGATCTCCACCGACGGGTGGTGCATGCGCGTCCAGGCCACCGAGTCGTCCGCCGAGCCGTTGTCGACCATGATCACCCGCAGGTGCGGGTAGCGGGCGTCGGCCAGGGACGCGAAGCAGTCGGGCAGCACGTCGCGCCCGTTCCAGTTGACCAGCACCACCGCGAGGGGACGCTCCGGGGTCCAGGCCGGATCGCCCGCCGCCCCGCCGCTGCGCCCCATCTCAAACACGGTCGGCGATCCGGTACTGGTCCTCGGGACGGCGTCCCGCCACCACCAGCTCGGCGATCAGGCCGAGACTGATGAACTGGAAGGCGACGACGATCAGGATCAGCCCCACCACGAGGATCGGCCGCACCCGCAGGCCGTGACCGAGCAGCCACTGCAGCAGGAACCAGGCGCTGATGCCGCCGCCCACGGTGAGGAAACCGAGGCCGAAGCGCCCGAAGAAGTGGAGCGGCGAGGTGCGCCGGGCGTGCAGGAAGTAGACCGTCAGCAGGTCGAGGAAGCCGTTGACGAAGCGGGCCATGCCGTACTTGGTGGTGCCGTACTTGCGGGCGTAGTGCTTCACCGGCTTCTCGGTCACGCGGAAGCCCTCGAGGTGGGCCAGCGCCGGCACATAGCGGTGCATGTCGCCGTAGAGGCGCACGGTGCGGGTCACCTCGCGGCGATAGGCCTTCAGGCCGCAGTTGAAGTCGTGCAGCTTCAGACCGCACATGCGCCCGGTGAACCAGTTGAACACCTTCGAGGTGTTGTTCTTGATGAAGCTGTCCTTGCGGTCCTGCTTCCAGCCGGAGACGAGGTCCCAGCCGTCCTCGATCATGGCGACCAGGGCGGGGATCTCGGCCGGATCGTCCTGCAGGTCGGCGTCCATGGTGATCACGATGGCGGCGCTGGCCGCCCGGAACCCGGCGGCCAGCGCCGCGGCCTTGCCGAAGTTGCGCCCGAAGCTGAGGCCGTGCACCTGGGGGCGCGCGGCGGCCAGTTCGCGCGTCACCGCGAAGGTGGCGTCGGAACTGCCGTCGTCGATGACCCACGCCTCCCACGTGCGGCCCATGCCCGTGATCGCGGCGTCGATGCGGTCGATGAGCTCCGGCAGGGACTCGGCCTCGTTGTAGGCCGGTACCACCACCGCGATGTCGCAGCGCACGGCGGCGTCGCCCGCCATTCCGGTCGTCATCCCCTGTTCCACGTCGAGTTCCTTTCCGCAGCTCACGCCCGCCGCCGGGCGATGGCCCAGTCCACCTCGCGGGCCAGGCCCGCGGCGAAATCGATGGTCGGCCGGTAGCCGATGGTCCGCTCCACGTGGGTGCGGTCGGCGAAGGTGTCCTTCACGTCGCCCTTGGCGGTCTCGCGGTACGCCACCTGGGCCGCGAGGCCCGGCACGCGGTCCTGCAGGATGCCCTGCAGCGTGGCGAGGGTGTCGCTGAAGACGAGCCGGCTGCCGCCGCCGGTGTTGAAGACCTCCCACGGCTCGGCACACGCCACCGCGAGCAGGTTCGAGCGCACCGCGTCGCCCACGTAGGTGAAGTCGCGGGTCTGGCTGCCGTCGCCGAAGACCTCGAAGACGCGCCCGTCGAGGGCCGCCTCGATGTACTTGCGGAAGGCCATGTCCGGCCGCTGGCGCGGGCCGAAGACGGTGAAGTAGCGCAGGCTGCTCGTGGGCACGCCGAAATTCATGCTGTACAGCACGCAGAGGTGTTCGGCGGCCATCTTGGTCACGCCGTAGGGCGAGCGCGGCTGGGGCAGCGCGGCCTCGGTGACCGGCAGCGCCGGCTGGTCGCCGTACACCGAACTGCTGCTCGAGTAGACGAAGCGCACGAGGGAGTCGCGCACCGCCGGCTCCTTGCAGGCCTCGAGCAGGCGCTGGGTCGCCATGACGTTGCGGCCGAGGTAGTCGGCGAACGAAGCGCCCCAGCTGGCCCGCACACCCGCCTGGGCGGCCAGGTGGAAGCAGGCCACCTTGCCGGCGAGGAGCGCCGCGGCGTCGAGGTCCTGCAGGTCGGCCTCGAGCCAGGTGAAGCCGGCGTGGTCGGCGAAGCCGGCCATGTTCTCGCGCTTGAGGGCCGGATCGTAGTAGTCGGTCAGGCAGTCGACACCGGTGACGCGGCAACCGAGGCCCAGCAGGGCCTCGGTGACGGTGCTGCCGATGAAACCGGCGCAGCCGGTGACGACGACCGCCGCGCCGGGGCGCAGGACGTCCCGCACCCCGTCCGGCAGGTCGCCGATGATCTCCTGCAGGTGCTCACTGGTCATTGCCGACCTTCCCGTTCTCCTCGCCCAGCCCGCCGCGGACGGCGTCCTCGATGCGCTGCTGTTCCCGGTCCAGGGCGCCGCGGCGCAGGGCCTCCAGGCCGGCCGCCATTTCCGGGTCCTGGCTGCCGCTGACCGCCGTCCAGGCGTCCATGACGGCCTTGGCCTGGTCGTAGCGGCCCAGTCCGCTCTGGAGGGCGAAATCGAGCTGGTAGTAGAAGTGGCGCTGCGGATCCCGCTGGCGCGCCCGCTCGATCCAGGTCAGGGCCAGGTCGGGCACGCCGCCGCGCATGATGCCCGTCAGGGCGCTGCGCACGGTGCGCTCCTCCATCTCCACCGGCACGTTGCCGGCCAGGCTGTCCAGGAAGTCCATGGCGTCCTGGTCGCGGAAGGCCTGCACCAGCAGCAGCGGGTAGAACTCGAGGGACTGCTCGTTGAACGGCGCGATGACCAGGCTCGTCTCGAAGGCCACGAGCGACTTCTCGAGCAGCGCCTTGTATGTGGCCGAATCGGACTCGGCCGCGGCGTTGGCCTGCAGGTAGGCCTCGTAGCCGGCGCGGGCCAGCGCCGCCGGATAGTTGCCCAGCAGGAAGCGGGCGTTCTTGCTGCGGAAGACGTCGGTGCGCTCCCGCCCCAGCATGTCGTACAGCGAGCGCAGGTCGTCGGCGGTGAGCCGGTCGCCCTCGACACCCAGCACCTGCTGCCGGCCGTCGCCGGCGAGTCCGGCCAGCTCCTGGAAGTGCTGCTGCCGCGCCGGCGTGTCGCCGTCGAGCAGGGCGCCCAGCCGGTACACGCCGAGCACGTTCTCCAGCACCTTCTGGGGGTCGGTGACGGGCATGTTGTTGGGGGCGCGGGTCTCCATGAGCCGGTAGGCCATGCCCTCCATCTGCAGGTTCGGGTAGTAGCGCGCCATGTTCTCCCGCGGGATCGTCACGGCGAAGAAGACCGGCTTGCCCACCTTCTGGTAGTTGGTGGTGATGATGTCGTGCACCGCGTAGTCCTTGACCATGATGAACTGCCGTTCGCCGGTCTGCGGATCCTCGAAGAGCTTGTGGCGCAGGGCGTCGATCTCGGCGTCGCTGCGGGCCATGGCCAGCGGCATCTCGTGGTCGTTCTTCAGCTGCTTGATGTACCACGGCAGGTTGATCAGCGAGAGGTTCACCACCGTGACGTCGGTGCGGAATTTCTCGACCTGCTGCAGGTACCAGATGGGGAACGTGTCGTTGTCGCCGTTGGTGAAGATGATGGCGTCGCGGTCGAGCCCGGCCAGGATGTTCCAGGCGTACTCGTAGGCGATGTAGTTCTCGCTGTTGTCGTGCTCGAAGTACTTGACGTGTCCCGGCACCGCGGGCATGGCCGCGATCACCAGCAGCACGACGCCGCAGGCCACGGCGATCGGGCCCGGCCGCACGGCCTTGACGCCCCGCCGCCAGTCCTGCCCCGCGGCCTCGGCCTCCTCGGC
This window encodes:
- a CDS encoding T9SS type A sorting domain-containing protein, whose translation is MKVDTKRHGRKRVTAAVGIAAVVLAVLGAGQGAAQSVSFEQLLIARETTAVLERDGVVIAGIAGGGLLFAPAADPGAWQRLSAGDELSGNDVSDLAWTGENVWVATRGGGLTRITDVAGARDFRQFASSRNALDVTAVAGNVVNGVERVYYGLAGGGVGLISDGAPRTVYTTNDGLVSDDVTTLAVIGDVLYVGTPQGVSRFADNFFTTVNDSLGDLGINDLAVESDGHLLAGTESGLFRWDEAGETWSVVAGQTNPVREISCRDGFIYVRLAGTIREFDGSVWRVVSGPTGQVTALHAGASLWSGGTIVTDDPTGFDLRSAYLARHASVTSFTHWEVDAMQTPSPWGVAMSGDTPYIGTFSFESVLSHPGADAWVHNRFQSTSSTDPTRLPAGQILSAEAGPDGDVWIGLYSGTGLGRVDAEDGTVTAMNRLNSGLRGQHVINVRVHPDGPVITMHDQTDTLKVEILVDPANWSSAGSWLAVPNARLGAVESTDINDTVVQRRDVIWFAVSDVGLVRWDINGASAGPDDPLTWFDDSDDSWITVTSVTGASQSLGAAFALEAGADGTIWVGGNGLLQFRYDEAARRATAVTSLLGKELVDVIGLVDGNVVDLARDFNGDMWVAASTGVNRVRGSGAGVEVDAYLDLANYMASDANRAFYSSSAIRPLPGQVYRRICASADRRRILVSANQGVSLITVGRDTGGGAGGAVATAYVYPNPYLGGQVDGGLKLGGLDGDVTARVEIYNLEGQLVYQAEDVAPGEGFWTGINRVGQDVTTGMYLVRVVVDGMAQAFPLSVVR
- a CDS encoding GDP-mannose 4,6-dehydratase is translated as MTSEHLQEIIGDLPDGVRDVLRPGAAVVVTGCAGFIGSTVTEALLGLGCRVTGVDCLTDYYDPALKRENMAGFADHAGFTWLEADLQDLDAAALLAGKVACFHLAAQAGVRASWGASFADYLGRNVMATQRLLEACKEPAVRDSLVRFVYSSSSSVYGDQPALPVTEAALPQPRSPYGVTKMAAEHLCVLYSMNFGVPTSSLRYFTVFGPRQRPDMAFRKYIEAALDGRVFEVFGDGSQTRDFTYVGDAVRSNLLAVACAEPWEVFNTGGGSRLVFSDTLATLQGILQDRVPGLAAQVAYRETAKGDVKDTFADRTHVERTIGYRPTIDFAAGLAREVDWAIARRRA
- a CDS encoding DUF2723 domain-containing protein — translated: MENWYRRPQVLVAAGVFVLTLAVYGATLNPTTPFWDAGEYITTSHIVGVPHQPGTPLYVLVGRVFDVLFGQADITTASYSTARAVNFMSAFFSALAVMFIYLVIWELARRSDPDSGWLAHVGGVVGALFLAFSETYWNNAIEAEVYGLSAFMIAFLSWLAIRWYDAREHAASNQLLLLIVYLLGLGVGFHLGSLLVYPGIFVLMVVARRRQLPLIDVMVMSAGLAIFLASTSNPRDGALAGSWDSLVMFALVVYVIFVGIRAARRQNFALLGSVLFFAGLTVHYMMMVRAGANPEPYVNQTDPDTFGTLVEVIRREQYPPIKAFPRRADLLWQYQYYYDFLFKQFYFLGDGTNLLSRVSTVLGPIFLALVGLFQGLRRVRPLIFVPLVGYLINGEALTFYLNFTASEVRDRDYFYFAAFMFLAVFIGLGAAALLRYAAGGEGRTAEEAEAAGQDWRRGVKAVRPGPIAVACGVVLLVIAAMPAVPGHVKYFEHDNSENYIAYEYAWNILAGLDRDAIIFTNGDNDTFPIWYLQQVEKFRTDVTVVNLSLINLPWYIKQLKNDHEMPLAMARSDAEIDALRHKLFEDPQTGERQFIMVKDYAVHDIITTNYQKVGKPVFFAVTIPRENMARYYPNLQMEGMAYRLMETRAPNNMPVTDPQKVLENVLGVYRLGALLDGDTPARQQHFQELAGLAGDGRQQVLGVEGDRLTADDLRSLYDMLGRERTDVFRSKNARFLLGNYPAALARAGYEAYLQANAAAESDSATYKALLEKSLVAFETSLVIAPFNEQSLEFYPLLLVQAFRDQDAMDFLDSLAGNVPVEMEERTVRSALTGIMRGGVPDLALTWIERARQRDPQRHFYYQLDFALQSGLGRYDQAKAVMDAWTAVSGSQDPEMAAGLEALRRGALDREQQRIEDAVRGGLGEENGKVGNDQ
- a CDS encoding glycosyltransferase, translating into MKLGIVIVHYNTSADLDRCLESLAAYPPAADHHVVVVDNASVDPGLGEVRSRFPDCTWIMNGENVGYARGCNQGMAAAPAAYHLILNPDIVVQPGALDRLLAFADANPRAGMVGPQLLNEDGSVQDSCRRFYTFRTLLLRRTFLGRIFPDSATVRRHLMRDFDHQSSRPVDWVLGGCLLVRASAMARTGPMDERFFLYFEDVDWCYRMWQAGFEVRYTPDARFVHRHRRESAQGRFNRSFWLHLGSLISFYEKWGMFVWLLKKWRDPLLVMLWWLLDMAGLTAAFWGAYGLRALAGDLFAEPLYPAAEYWPLQVFAWLLATAAFVVVGRYRAATLRGGRPWGEHLRQVGGVGLLLLASTYLGHQEVISRAVLLVFLPLMALATGLGEIVLGRLLRRLERGRLSLERTLLAGPPARLRTWLAGARDMTAHGVDLAGYVAEPGSGAGHLPPLADGDLPCLGPRDDLVGIVNRYRISQVVFWDSPQPGPTADREWQLLAGLRRQRIRLRWMAGGAWLLAAGTRAELFGAELSAVQTGGGPPAAGALRDRGLALAAGLLLGLLGWLPWLWMRGVDVPRRRARWLQVRTSDLWGHDPELPLAVAASGRVRGLVWQWRLAGPLLRGRLALTGPRPLTGGRLAAPRQAADVLEFWRSGPRAPGLTGAWRGGPWRAWRGLWRDPGGFGVLGADDDHPLNQPSTMEVGRSTADASSRTG
- a CDS encoding glycosyltransferase family 2 protein, which codes for MFEMGRSGGAAGDPAWTPERPLAVVLVNWNGRDVLPDCFASLADARYPHLRVIMVDNGSADDSVAWTRMHHPSVEIIETGENLRWAGGTNVGLRRLRADAFRGHILLLNNDTIVPQGSLGRLVRALEEDPAAWLATPRICYAADPARAWYDGGLVGRWSGWVRHDGIRQLTGNLDPGQRYVEYGTGCALLLRAGVLEKVGELDEGFYFYGEDADYSLRARAAGGRILHVPLSLVLHKVSASLKGDSPRKSWLRTRSHIRLLRKHWPRRSWPLLVPAQAAYLGAHTAWNLWHGRLGSALALWQGVCDELQGRDYA
- a CDS encoding glycosyltransferase family 2 protein — encoded protein: MSCGKELDVEQGMTTGMAGDAAVRCDIAVVVPAYNEAESLPELIDRIDAAITGMGRTWEAWVIDDGSSDATFAVTRELAAARPQVHGLSFGRNFGKAAALAAGFRAASAAIVITMDADLQDDPAEIPALVAMIEDGWDLVSGWKQDRKDSFIKNNTSKVFNWFTGRMCGLKLHDFNCGLKAYRREVTRTVRLYGDMHRYVPALAHLEGFRVTEKPVKHYARKYGTTKYGMARFVNGFLDLLTVYFLHARRTSPLHFFGRFGLGFLTVGGGISAWFLLQWLLGHGLRVRPILVVGLILIVVAFQFISLGLIAELVVAGRRPEDQYRIADRV
- a CDS encoding polyprenol monophosphomannose synthase — protein: MSDPNRQPPPLNLTKAVVVVPTYNEAENIGRLVPRILERDPRLSVLVVDDNSPDGTAAVVKKLDGFGDRVLILEREKKEGLGAAYIAAFQWILAHTDFEAVFEMDADFSHDPVALVEFLRRIEEHDLVLGSRYLHGITVVNWPLKRLILSVGANRYAGFVTGMKLKDCTGGFKCFRRSTLEALPLDRIKSDGYSFQIEMNYHCWRRGMSIREIPIMFVDRQVGVSKMSKKIIIEAMWMVWALRLRRIP